From Desulfuromonas soudanensis, the proteins below share one genomic window:
- a CDS encoding response regulator yields the protein MTKKKKIMTVDDSASVRQMMSFTLKQAGYDVVEAVDGEDALAKFATENVQMLITDLNMPKMDGTALIREVRKDAANRFMPILMLTTESQESKRQEGKSAGASAWIVKPFKPEQLLGVVRMVLA from the coding sequence ATGACCAAGAAGAAAAAGATCATGACGGTCGACGATTCGGCGAGTGTGCGCCAGATGATGTCCTTCACCCTGAAGCAGGCCGGTTACGATGTGGTCGAGGCGGTCGACGGCGAGGACGCCCTGGCCAAATTCGCCACCGAGAACGTGCAGATGCTGATTACCGACCTCAACATGCCGAAGATGGACGGGACGGCGCTGATTCGCGAAGTGCGCAAGGACGCCGCCAACCGCTTCATGCCGATCCTCATGCTGACGACCGAATCCCAGGAGAGTAAAAGGCAGGAGGGGAAAAGCGCCGGCGCTTCGGCCTGGATCGTCAAGCCCTTCAAGCCGGAGCAGCTACTCGGGGTGGTGCGCATGGTCCTGGCGTAA